Proteins encoded in a region of the Brevundimonas vesicularis genome:
- a CDS encoding M20/M25/M40 family metallo-hydrolase: MRWVLFLASLAAAVGLAVLTAQTPKPLPASAPAVQFSAARAMMDVNRIARAPHPVGSAEHRQVQTYLVQRLTALGLQPSLQTGALSPAAVARLEREGGNAGGVQAVNIIGVLPGRNPALPAVALMAHYDTSPTSPGAADDTSGVAAILEAVRAIKARGGAERTLVVLFTDAEELNLDGARAFFSEHPLRDDIGAVINLEARGGGGRAMMFETGPGNAQTIARYAQATQRATGGPSSNALAIFVYRLMPNGTDFTVAADRKLAGINLAFIGRPAQYHSPSSTPQALDQGSVQHIGSQALEMADDLLRAPALPQATQNAVYADVFGLFVVQHSPAIGWLLVTVGAFATAFAAWGARHATGLRAMSVARGAADGLWLLASAVVVGQAVRVLAGPIGSRVDSADLYYTLLRRLPVLEIAVALAMLGLVLMLTAGRRLMGRWGASGVILAAFAIAAALGGFSPPVVGATVIALALSLARPKPQDANAVWGAWLGLIVLVLILGGGVQAAAPEAAFLLLWPGLIAALAAASTAVIGARLGSWASFAPAVVATALVGGWLLVQGHGVFLGVGMDMPGAVGPIALMIAMLVRPLAPRSGRALPIFAAASLALAVAVAVGARLVA; the protein is encoded by the coding sequence ATGCGTTGGGTGTTGTTTCTGGCGTCCCTTGCGGCGGCCGTGGGCTTGGCGGTGCTGACCGCGCAGACGCCCAAACCCCTGCCCGCCTCGGCGCCTGCGGTTCAGTTCTCGGCCGCGCGCGCCATGATGGACGTGAATCGGATCGCGCGAGCGCCGCATCCGGTCGGCTCGGCCGAGCATCGGCAGGTTCAGACCTATCTGGTCCAAAGGCTTACGGCGCTGGGGCTTCAGCCCAGCCTGCAGACCGGCGCCCTGTCGCCCGCCGCCGTCGCGCGGCTCGAGCGGGAGGGTGGAAATGCGGGCGGCGTCCAGGCGGTCAATATCATCGGCGTCCTGCCGGGACGGAATCCGGCCCTGCCTGCCGTCGCCCTGATGGCGCATTACGACACCTCGCCGACCTCGCCGGGCGCTGCCGACGACACGTCCGGGGTGGCCGCCATTTTGGAGGCCGTGCGCGCGATCAAGGCGCGGGGCGGGGCCGAACGCACGCTGGTGGTCCTGTTCACCGACGCCGAGGAGCTGAATCTGGACGGGGCGCGGGCCTTCTTCAGCGAACATCCGCTGCGCGACGACATCGGCGCGGTGATCAATCTGGAGGCGCGGGGCGGCGGCGGGCGCGCCATGATGTTCGAGACCGGGCCCGGCAACGCCCAGACCATCGCCCGCTACGCCCAGGCGACGCAGCGGGCGACGGGCGGGCCGTCCAGCAACGCCCTGGCCATCTTCGTCTATCGGCTGATGCCCAACGGCACGGACTTCACCGTGGCGGCGGATCGCAAGCTGGCGGGGATCAACCTGGCCTTCATCGGCCGCCCGGCGCAGTACCATTCGCCGTCCTCGACGCCACAGGCGCTGGATCAGGGCAGCGTGCAGCATATCGGCTCCCAGGCGCTGGAAATGGCCGATGACCTGCTGCGGGCGCCGGCCCTGCCGCAGGCGACGCAGAACGCCGTCTATGCCGACGTCTTCGGCCTGTTCGTCGTGCAGCATTCGCCGGCGATCGGCTGGCTGCTGGTGACTGTGGGGGCCTTTGCGACGGCCTTCGCCGCCTGGGGCGCGCGCCATGCGACGGGCTTGAGAGCCATGTCGGTCGCGCGGGGCGCGGCGGATGGCCTGTGGCTGTTGGCTAGCGCGGTGGTGGTGGGACAGGCGGTGCGCGTCCTGGCCGGGCCGATCGGCAGTCGCGTGGATTCGGCCGACCTCTATTACACCTTGCTGCGTCGCCTGCCGGTTCTGGAAATCGCCGTGGCCCTGGCCATGCTCGGCCTGGTTCTGATGCTGACCGCAGGGCGACGCCTGATGGGCCGATGGGGCGCATCGGGAGTGATACTGGCGGCATTCGCGATTGCAGCGGCGCTGGGCGGTTTTAGCCCGCCTGTCGTGGGGGCGACGGTGATTGCGCTGGCGCTCAGCCTAGCGCGGCCGAAACCGCAGGACGCGAACGCCGTCTGGGGCGCCTGGCTGGGGCTGATCGTCCTGGTTTTGATCCTGGGCGGCGGGGTGCAGGCGGCGGCGCCGGAAGCCGCCTTCCTGCTGCTGTGGCCCGGTCTGATCGCCGCCCTGGCCGCCGCGTCGACGGCGGTGATCGGCGCCCGCCTCGGGTCGTGGGCGTCCTTCGCACCCGCCGTCGTCGCCACAGCCCTGGTCGGCGGGTGGTTGCTGGTTCAGGGGCACGGCGTCTTCCTGGGCGTCGGCATGGACATGCCTGGCGCAGTAGGGCCGATCGCCCTGATGATCGCGATGCTGGTCCGCCCGCTGGCGCCGCGCTCGGGGCGGGCCTTGCCGATCTTCGCCGCCGCCAGCCTGGCGCTGGCCGTCGCGGTCGCCGTGGGGGCCAGGTTGGTCGCTTGA
- a CDS encoding PA-phosphatase: MRRVAALGAATAILLAAGCAGAPKPDGAMPTAGFLGDETIAQLTDAVPPAPTPGSIADLADKAASARLAALEDGDRWLLATAHAELRPPLALQHFDCALGVRLGSAETPALDRVMARIFHDANSAAERVKARQTRLRPVGDDPDRRACQTLTPAARRSASYPSGSAAVATAYGEAFAALEPDRAEAVRRIGHEIGVSRLICAMHYPTDVAVGDQIGRDLAARAVATPAFEADMAAARAELAAARRSGLTNPGCAAERAALAIPLP; this comes from the coding sequence GTGAGGCGGGTCGCCGCCCTGGGCGCGGCGACGGCGATCCTGCTGGCCGCGGGGTGCGCAGGGGCGCCCAAGCCGGACGGCGCGATGCCGACGGCGGGCTTCCTGGGCGATGAAACGATCGCCCAACTGACGGATGCGGTCCCGCCAGCCCCAACTCCGGGATCCATCGCGGACCTGGCGGACAAGGCGGCCTCGGCGCGGCTTGCAGCGCTGGAGGACGGCGACCGATGGCTGCTGGCGACCGCCCATGCCGAGCTGCGGCCGCCCCTGGCCCTGCAACATTTCGACTGCGCCTTGGGCGTGCGGCTGGGGTCGGCCGAGACGCCGGCGCTGGACCGGGTGATGGCGCGGATCTTCCATGATGCGAACAGTGCGGCCGAACGCGTCAAGGCGCGTCAGACGCGGCTGCGGCCGGTCGGCGACGATCCCGATCGCCGCGCCTGCCAGACCCTGACGCCGGCGGCGCGACGCAGCGCCTCCTATCCGTCCGGCAGCGCAGCGGTCGCGACGGCCTATGGCGAGGCCTTTGCGGCCCTGGAGCCGGACCGGGCCGAGGCCGTGCGCCGGATCGGCCACGAGATCGGGGTCAGCCGCCTGATCTGCGCCATGCATTATCCGACCGATGTCGCGGTCGGCGATCAGATCGGACGGGATCTTGCGGCCAGGGCCGTCGCCACCCCGGCCTTCGAGGCGGACATGGCGGCGGCGCGGGCGGAGTTGGCGGCCGCGCGTCGCAGCGGCCTGACCAACCCCGGCTGCGCGGCCGAGCGCGCGGCCTTGGCGATCCCTCTGCCCTGA
- a CDS encoding right-handed parallel beta-helix repeat-containing protein, with translation MTAALALALLTFQALADRRCTPQEVAALTTPATQPYRLTCQADLSGVDIRRRVLIEGAESSGASLDCGGGTIRAPGPATTAAPTVAVWSRREGDQWSRPVDVTIRNCTVVGNVRVWGMGAGGSMRDLLASSRTAGHTQAAQSAAPLRVTLDRVRFEGVGTIPLYVGPGVTRTTVTRSRFTGRSTSTAVYLDAESAGALIQDNDFDIRTAREQIAVDGSGANRIVGNRLTLHGKGGVFLYRNCGEDGVIRHQTPSYNQITDNLFTGAGWLRPRAVVIGSREGGRRYCGDDRGWPFGSSADDGDGATGNLTARNVVRR, from the coding sequence ATGACGGCGGCGCTGGCTCTCGCCCTGTTGACCTTCCAGGCTCTGGCCGACCGGCGGTGCACGCCGCAAGAGGTCGCGGCGCTGACGACGCCGGCGACGCAGCCCTATCGCTTGACCTGCCAAGCCGACCTGTCGGGCGTCGATATTCGCCGCCGCGTGCTGATCGAGGGCGCGGAGAGTTCAGGCGCGTCACTGGATTGCGGCGGCGGGACCATCCGCGCGCCGGGCCCGGCGACGACCGCCGCCCCGACCGTCGCCGTCTGGTCCCGCCGCGAGGGCGATCAGTGGTCGCGGCCGGTCGATGTGACGATCCGAAACTGCACAGTCGTCGGCAATGTGCGGGTCTGGGGCATGGGGGCGGGCGGATCGATGCGCGACCTACTGGCCTCGTCACGCACCGCCGGACATACCCAAGCGGCCCAGTCCGCCGCGCCGCTCCGCGTCACCCTGGACCGGGTCCGGTTCGAGGGCGTGGGGACCATTCCCCTGTATGTCGGACCGGGAGTGACACGCACTACGGTGACGCGATCCCGCTTTACGGGGCGCTCGACCTCGACCGCCGTTTATCTGGACGCCGAGAGCGCAGGCGCGCTGATCCAGGACAACGATTTCGATATCCGCACCGCGCGCGAGCAGATCGCGGTGGACGGATCAGGCGCCAACCGCATCGTCGGCAACCGGCTGACGTTGCACGGCAAGGGCGGGGTGTTTCTGTACCGCAACTGCGGAGAGGACGGCGTGATCCGCCACCAGACGCCGTCCTATAATCAGATTACGGACAATCTGTTCACCGGCGCGGGCTGGCTGAGGCCGCGCGCGGTCGTGATCGGGTCGCGCGAGGGCGGACGACGGTATTGCGGCGACGACCGGGGCTGGCCGTTCGGGTCCAGCGCGGACGACGGCGACGGCGCCACGGGCAATCTGACGGCGCGGAACGTCGTGCGACGCTGA